In one window of Primulina tabacum isolate GXHZ01 chromosome 8, ASM2559414v2, whole genome shotgun sequence DNA:
- the LOC142553174 gene encoding ATP-dependent Clp protease ATP-binding subunit ClpA homolog CD4B, chloroplastic-like, whose amino-acid sequence MSHALVQSTNLPSAGLTKNGKFRGSSKTNGAVTMLCGYQTTPLQMRNFSGLRGVNTLDMMVRQIGQTLQSRAAAATFGRRGRKLRMAPRAMFERFTEKAIKVIMLAQEEARRLGHNFVGTEQILLGLIGEGTGIAAKVLKSMGINLKDARVEVEKIIGRGSGFVAVEIPFTPRAKRVLELSLEEARQLGHNYIGSEHLLLGLLREGEGVAARILENLGADPSNIRTQVIRMVGESAEAVGAGVGGGSSGNKMPTLEEYGTNLTKLAEEGKLDPVVGRQGQIERVTQILGRRTKNNPCLIGEPGVGKTAIAEGLAQRIANGDVPETIEGKKVITLDMGLLVAGTKYRGEFEERLKKLMEEIKQSDEIILFIDEVHTLIGAGAAEGAIDAANILKPALSRGELQCIGATTLDEYRKHIEKDPALERRFQPVKVPEPTVDETIQILRGLRERYEIHHKLRYTDGSLVAAAQLSYQYISDRFLPDKAIDLIDEAGSRVRLRHAQLPEEARELEKELRQITKEKNEAVRSQDFEKAGELRDREMDLKAQISALVDKNKEMTKAENEAGDTGPVVTEADIQHILSSWTGIPVEKVSTDESDRLLKMEETLHKRVIGQDEAVKAISRAIRRARVGLKNPNRPIASFVFSGPTGVGKSELAKALAAYYFGSEEAMIRLDMSEFMERHTVSKLIGSPPGYVGYTEGGQLTEAVRRRPYTVVLFDEIEKAHPDVFNMMLQILEDGRLTDSKGRTVDFKNTLLIMTSNVGSSVIEKGGRRIGFDLDYDEKDSSYNRIKSLVTEELKQYFRPEFLNRLDEMIVFRQLTKLEVKEIADIMLKEVFDRLKVKEIELQVTERFRDRVVEEGYNPSYGARPLRRAIMRLLEDSMAEKMLAGDIKEGNSVIVDVDSDGNVVVLNGSNGAPPEPAPEPVVV is encoded by the exons ATGTCACATGCTTTGGTACAGTCTACCAATTTACCTTCAGCTGGTTTGACAAAAAATGGAAAGTTCAGGGGATCTAGTAAAACAAATGGAGCAGTTACTATGCTGTGTGGTTATCAAACAACTCCCTTACAGATGAGGAATTTCTCAGGATTGCGTGGAGTTAATACCTTAGACATGATGGTTCGACAAATTGGGCAAACACTTCAGTCCAGGGCAGCAGCCGCAACCTTTGGCAGGCGAGGGAGAAAATTGCGAATGGCACCACGAGCCATGTTTGAGCGATTCACAGAAAAAGCAATAAAAGTCATAATGCTTGCACAAGAGGAGGCAAGACGGCTTGGACATAATTTTGTTGGAACAGAACAGATATTATTGGGACTTATTGGGGAGGGCACTGGAATTGCTGCCAAGGTCCTCAAGTCCATGGGCATAAATTTGAAAGATGCCCGTGTGGAAGTTGAAAAAATAATTGGACGGGGTAGTGGATTTGTTGCTGTGGAAATACCTTTTACTCCTCGCGCGAAGCGGGTTTTGGAACTCTCATTAGAGGAAGCCCGCCAGCTTG GTCACAATTACATTGGATCAGAGCACTTGCTCCTGGGATTGCTTCGTGAAGGTGAAGGTGTGGCAGCAcgaattcttgaaaatttggggGCTGACCCAAGTAACATTCGAACACAG GTTATTAGAATGGTAGGTGAGAGTGCAGAGGCTGTTGGAGCTGGTGTTGGAGGTGGGAGCTCTGGGAACAAGATGCCTACTCTGGAGGAGTATGGTACAAATCTTACCAAACTAGCTGAAGAG GGTAAACTAGACCCTGTTGTTGGAAGACAGGGCCAAATTGAACGTGTTACACAAATTTTAGGGCGACGCACGAAGAATAATCCTTGCCTGATTGGAGAACCGGGTGTTGGGAAAACAGCTATTGCCGAGGGTCTTGCTCAGAGAATAGCCAATGGGGATGTTCCAGAAACAATTGAAGGGAAAAAG GTTATAACCCTTGATATGGGTCTTCTTGTTGCTGGGACAAAGTACCGGGGTGAATTTGAAGAGAGGTTGAAAAAACTGATGGAGGAAATTAAACAAAGCGATGAAATTATTCTCTTCATTGATGAGGTGCATACTTTGATAGGAGCAGGAGCTGCTGAGGGGGCAATTGATGCAGCAAACATCTTGAAACCTGCTTTATCTCGAGGTGAATTGCAG TGCATTGGGGCCACTACATTAGATGAATACAGAAAGCATATTGAGAAGGATCCAGCACTAGAAAGAAGGTTTCAGCCAGTCAAAGTCCCAGAACCTACTGTGGATGAAACCATACAAATTCTTAGAGGACTTAGAGAACGCTATGAAATACATCACAAGCTTCGTTACACCGATGGATCTTTAGTTGCTGCTGCTCAGCTCTCTTATCAATATATCAG TGACCGTTTTTTGCCTGATAAAGCCATTGACTTGATTGATGAAGCTGGTTCTCGGGTCCGACTTCGCCATGCGCAG CTCCCTGAAGAAGCCAGAGAGCTTGAGAAAGAGCTCAGGCAGATAACAAAGGAAAAGAATGAGGCTGTCCGAAGTCAAGATTTTGAGAAG gCTGGCGAGCTACGTGACAGAGAGATGGATCTTAAGGCACAGATATCTGCTCTTGTGGACAAAAATAAGGAGATGACCAAGGCAGAAAATGAGGCAGGGGACACAGGGCCTGTTGTAACAGAAGCTGACATTCAGCATATCCTTTCTTCTTGGACGGGCATCCCTGTGGAAAAAGTGTCCACAGATGAATCTGATCGCCTTCTCAAGATGGAGGAGACACTCCACAAGCGTGTCATAGGACAGGATGAAGCTGTCAAAGCCATAAGTCGTGCTATCCGTCGTGCCCGTGTTGGGCTCAAAAACCCCAACCGCCCCATTGCTAGCTTCGTCTTCTCCGGTCCAACTGGTGTCGGGAAGTCAGAGCTAGCAAAAGCTCTGGCTGCCTACTACTTTGGATCCGAAGAAGCTATGATCCGGCTTGATATGAGCGAGTTCATGGAGAGACACACTGTTTCAAAGCTCATTGGGTCACCTCCTGGTTATGTTGGTTATACCGAAGGTGGGCAGTTAACTGAAGCAGTCAGGCGCCGCCCTTACACAGTCGTTCTTTTTGATGAGATCGAGAAGGCTCACCCTGATGTCTTCAACATGATGCTTCAAATTCTGGAGGATGGAAGATTGACGGACAGCAAAGGTAGGACGGTGGACTTCAAGAACACACTTTTGATCATGACATCAAATGTTGGAAGTAGTGTAATCGAGAAGGGGGGCCGACGCATAGGCTTTGATCTAGATTATGATGAGAAGGATAGTAGTTACAACCGTATCAAGAGTTTGGTTACAGAAGAGCTGAAACAGTATTTCAGACCAGAATTCTTAAACAGATTGGATGAAATGATTGTTTTCCGACAGCTTACCAAGCTTGAGGTGAAGGAGATAGCCGATATAATGCTGAAGGAGGTATTCGATAGATTGAAAGTCAAGGAGATAGAACTTCAAGTGACCGAACGGTTCAGAGATAGGGTTGTGGAAGAAGGATACAACCCGAGTTATGGGGCGAGGCCTCTAAGACGAGCCATCATGAGACTGTTGGAGGACAGTATGGCTGAGAAGATGCTCGCCGGCGATATTAAAGAAGGCAACTCGGTCATCGTGGATGTTGATTCTGATGGCAACGTGGTAGTTCTCAACGGTAGTAATGGTGCACCTCCAGAACCGGCGCCTGAACCTGTGGTAGTGTAG